One Drosophila virilis strain 15010-1051.87 chromosome 5, Dvir_AGI_RSII-ME, whole genome shotgun sequence DNA window includes the following coding sequences:
- the SERCA gene encoding calcium-transporting ATPase sarcoplasmic/endoplasmic reticulum type isoform X2: MEDGHAKTVEQSLNFFGTDPERGLTTDQIKNNQKKYGPNELPTEEGKSIWQLVLEQFDDLLVKILLLAAIISFVLALFEEHEETFTAFVEPLVILLILIANAVVGVWQERNAESAIEALKEYEPEMGKVIRQDKSGIQKVRAKEIVPGDLVEVSVGDKIPADIRITHIYSTTLRIDQSILTGESISVIKHTDAIPDPRAVNQDKKNILFSGTNVAAGKARGVVIGTGLSTAIGKIRTEMSETEEIKTPLQQKLDEFGEQLSKVISIICVAVWAINIGHFNDPAHGGSWIKGAIYYFKIAVALAVAAIPEGLPAVITTCLALGTRRMAKKNAIVRSLPSVETLGCTSVICSDKTGTLTTNQMSVSRMFIFEKVEGNDSSFLEFELTGSTYEPIGELFLGGQRVKASDYDALQELSTICIMCNDSAIDYNEFKQAFEKVGEATETALIVLAEKLNSFNVNKSGLDRRSAAIACRGEIETKWKKEFTLEFSRDRKSMSSYCTPLKASRLGTGPKLFVKGAPEGVLDRCSHARVGTSKVPLTSALKTKILNLTGQYGTGRDTLRCLALAVADSPIRPEEMDLGDSTKFYQYEVNLTFVGVVGMLDPPRKEVFDAIVRCRAAGIRVIVITGDNKATAEAICRRIGVFSEDEDTTGKSYSGREFDDLSPAEQKAAVARSRLFSRVEPQHKSKIVEFLQGMNEISAMTGDGVNDAPALKKAEIGIAMGSGTAVAKSAAEMVLADDNFSSIVSAVEEGRAIYNNMKQFIRYLISSNIGEVVSIFLTAALGLPEALIPVQLLWVNLVTDGLPATALGFNPPDLDIMEKPPRKADEGLISGWLFFRYMAIGFYVGAATVGAATWWFVFSSEGPNLSYWQLTHHLACLGGGEEFKGVDCKIFSDPHAMTMALSVLVTIEMLNAMNSLSENQSLITMPPWCNLWLLGSMALSFTLHFVILYVDVLSAVFQVTPLSAEEWITVMKFSIPVVLLDETLKFVARKIADVPDVVVSKF; encoded by the exons ATGGAAGACGGCCACGCAAAAACCGTCGAACAATCCCTGAATTTCTTTGGCACAGACCCTGAGCGCGGTTTAACCACTGATCAGATCAAGAACAACCAGAAAAAATATGGACCCAATG AATTGCCAACAGAGGAAG GCAAGAGTATTTGGCAATTAGTTTTAGAGCAGTTTGACGATCTTCTGGTTAAGATTTTGCTATTGGCAGCCATTATATCATTT GTATTAGCGCTGTTTGAAGAACACGAAGAGACGTTTACTGCATTTGTAGAACCTTTAGTAATTTTACTTATTCTAATAGCAAATGCTGTGGTTGGTGTTTGGCAGGAAAGAAATGCCGAATCAGCAATTGAAGCACTAAAAGAATACGAGCCCGAAATGGGTAAAGTAATTCGACAAGACAAGTCTGGTATTCAAAAAGTAAGAGCGAAAGAAATTGTTCCTGGAGATTTGGTCGAGGTGTCTGTTGGTGATAAGATTCCGGCCGACATTCGTATTACTCACATCTATTCAACAACATTAAGAATTGATCAGTCTATCCTTACCGGTGAGTCGATATCGGTAATCAAACACACCGACGCAATTCCGGACCCCCGGGCAGTCAATCAGGACAAGAAGAATATATTGTTCTCTGGTACAAATGTTGCCGCTGGCAAAGCCCGTGGTGTCGTTATTGGTACTGGCCTCAGCACTGCTATTGGCAAAATCCGAACTGAAATGTCAGAAACTGAAGAGATTAAAACACCATTGCAACAGAAATTGGATGAATTTGGTGAACAGCTATCTAAGGTCATCTCTATTATTTGCGTGGCTGTCTGGGCCATTAACATTGGTCACTTCAACGATCCGGCACATGGTGGATCTTGGATCAAGGGAGCTATCTATTACTTCAAAATCGCTGTAGCATTAGCTGTCGCTGCTATTCCCGAGGGCCTTCCTGCTGTTATTACCACTTGCTTAGCGTTAGGAACACGTCGCATGGCCAAAAAGAATGCAATTGTGCGATCTCTGCCATCTGTTGAAACCTTGGGTTGCACATCTGTAATTTGCTCTGATAAGACTGGAACACTCACTACAAATCAAATGTCTGTTTCCCGAATGTTCATTTTTGAAAAAGTGGAAGGTAACGATAGCAGTTTTCTTGAGTTTGAACTGACTGGCTCGACATATGAACCCATTGGCGAGTTGTTCCTGGGCGGCCAGAGAGTAAAAGCCAGCGATTACGATGCTTTACAGGAATTGTCTACAATCTGTATTATGTGCAATGACTCGGCAATTGATTACAATGAATTCAAGCAGGCATTTGAAAAGGTCGGTGAAGCAACGGAAACTGCCTTGATTGTGTTGGCAGAAAAACTGAACTCTTTTAATGTTAACAAATCTGGATTGGATCGCAGATCAGCTGCTATTGCTTGTCGTGGTGAAATTGAAACGAAATGGAAGAAAGAGTTCACGCTTGAATTCTCTCGCGATCGTAAATCCATGTCTTCTTATTGTACACCACTTAAGGCATCTCGCTTGGGTACTGGTCCAAAACTCTTCGTTAAGGGAGCTCCAGAGGGTGTGTTGGATCGCTGCTCACATGCTCGTGTCGGCACAAGCAAAGTGCCACTGACGTCTGCGCTCAAGACCAAGATCTTAAATCTCACTGGTCAGTATGGTACCGGACGTGATACCCTACGTTGCTTGGCCCTTGCGGTTGCTGACAGTCCAATTCGTCCCGAAGAAATGGATTTGGGTGACTCTACCAAGTTCTATCAGTATGAAGTTAATCTGACCTTTGTCGGAGTCGTTGGCATGTTGGATCCCCCGCGCAAAGAAGTTTTTGATGCCATTGTTCGTTGTCGCGCTGCCGGTATTCGTGTTATTGTTATCACTGGTGATAACAAGGCTACTGCTGAAGCTATTTGCCGTCGTATTGGTGTGTTTTCTGAGGATGAGGACACTACTGGAAAATCATACTCGGGACGCGAATTTGACGATCTATCTCCTGCTGAGCAAAAGGCCGCTGTTGCACGGTCTCGCTTATTCTCGCGCGTGGAACCACAGCACAAATCCAAGATAGTTGAATTCTTGCAGGGCATGAATGAAATATCCGCCATGACTGGTGATGGTGTCAACGACGCTCCAGCCCTTAAGAAAGCCGAAATTGGTATTGCCATGGGCTCCGGTACAGCTGTAGCTAAATCTGCCGCAGAAATGGTTTTGGCCGATGACAACTTCTCTTCCATCGTCTCTGCTGTTGAAGAAGGTCGTGCCATTTATAACAACATGAAGCAGTTTATTCGTTATCTTATTTCATCCAATATCGGCGAAGTCGTTTCCATTTTCTTGACAGCTGCTCTTGGTTTGCCCGAAGCATTGATTCCAGTTCAACTTTTGTGGGTTAACCTG GTAACAGACGGCCTACCAGCTACAGCTCTTGGTTTCAACCCACCTGACTTGGATATTATGGAGAAGCCTCCAAGAAAGGCTGACGAAGGCTTAATTTCAGGATGGCTGTTCTTCCG TTATATGGCCATTGGTTTCTATGTCGGTGCAGCAACGGTTGGTGCAGCAACTTGGTGGTTTGTATTTTCTTCGGAAGGTCCAAACCTATCATACTGGCAGCTCACTCATCATCTTGCCTGCTTGGGCGGTGGAGAGGAATTCAAGGGCGTAGATTGTAAAATCTTCAGCGATCCACATGCGATGACCATGGCTCTATCTGTGCTTGTAACCATTGAAATGTTAAATGCAATGAACAG CTTATCAGAGAACCAGTCCTTAATAACAATGCCTCCATGGTGTAATTTGTGGTTGCTTGGTTCAATGGCTCTATCTTTCACGCTTCACTTTGTCATTCTATATGTTGATGTCCTCTCT GCCGTCTTCCAAGTGACACCGTTGTCTGCAGAGGAATGGATAACTGtgatgaaattttcaattCCTGTAGTTTTATTAGATGAAACGTTGAAGTTTGTTGCTAGAAAAATTGCAGATG ttcCTGATGTCGTCGTTTCTAAGTTCTAA
- the SERCA gene encoding calcium-transporting ATPase sarcoplasmic/endoplasmic reticulum type isoform X3 — MEDGHAKTVEQSLNFFGTDPERGLTTDQIKNNQKKYGPNELPTEEGKSIWQLVLEQFDDLLVKILLLAAIISFVLALFEEHEETFTAFVEPLVILLILIANAVVGVWQERNAESAIEALKEYEPEMGKVIRQDKSGIQKVRAKEIVPGDLVEVSVGDKIPADIRITHIYSTTLRIDQSILTGESISVIKHTDAIPDPRAVNQDKKNILFSGTNVAAGKARGVVIGTGLSTAIGKIRTEMSETEEIKTPLQQKLDEFGEQLSKVISIICVAVWAINIGHFNDPAHGGSWIKGAIYYFKIAVALAVAAIPEGLPAVITTCLALGTRRMAKKNAIVRSLPSVETLGCTSVICSDKTGTLTTNQMSVSRMFIFEKVEGNDSSFLEFELTGSTYEPIGELFLGGQRVKASDYDALQELSTICIMCNDSAIDYNEFKQAFEKVGEATETALIVLAEKLNSFNVNKSGLDRRSAAIACRGEIETKWKKEFTLEFSRDRKSMSSYCTPLKASRLGTGPKLFVKGAPEGVLDRCSHARVGTSKVPLTSALKTKILNLTGQYGTGRDTLRCLALAVADSPIRPEEMDLGDSTKFYQYEVNLTFVGVVGMLDPPRKEVFDAIVRCRAAGIRVIVITGDNKATAEAICRRIGVFSEDEDTTGKSYSGREFDDLSPAEQKAAVARSRLFSRVEPQHKSKIVEFLQGMNEISAMTGDGVNDAPALKKAEIGIAMGSGTAVAKSAAEMVLADDNFSSIVSAVEEGRAIYNNMKQFIRYLISSNIGEVVSIFLTAALGLPEALIPVQLLWVNLVTDGLPATALGFNPPDLDIMEKPPRKADEGLISGWLFFRYMAIGFYVGAATVGAATWWFVFSSEGPNLSYWQLTHHLACLGGGEEFKGVDCKIFSDPHAMTMALSVLVTIEMLNAMNSLSENQSLITMPPWCNLWLLGSMALSFTLHFVILYVDVLSAVFQVTPLSAEEWITVMKFSIPVVLLDETLKFVARKIADVNPRFH; from the exons ATGGAAGACGGCCACGCAAAAACCGTCGAACAATCCCTGAATTTCTTTGGCACAGACCCTGAGCGCGGTTTAACCACTGATCAGATCAAGAACAACCAGAAAAAATATGGACCCAATG AATTGCCAACAGAGGAAG GCAAGAGTATTTGGCAATTAGTTTTAGAGCAGTTTGACGATCTTCTGGTTAAGATTTTGCTATTGGCAGCCATTATATCATTT GTATTAGCGCTGTTTGAAGAACACGAAGAGACGTTTACTGCATTTGTAGAACCTTTAGTAATTTTACTTATTCTAATAGCAAATGCTGTGGTTGGTGTTTGGCAGGAAAGAAATGCCGAATCAGCAATTGAAGCACTAAAAGAATACGAGCCCGAAATGGGTAAAGTAATTCGACAAGACAAGTCTGGTATTCAAAAAGTAAGAGCGAAAGAAATTGTTCCTGGAGATTTGGTCGAGGTGTCTGTTGGTGATAAGATTCCGGCCGACATTCGTATTACTCACATCTATTCAACAACATTAAGAATTGATCAGTCTATCCTTACCGGTGAGTCGATATCGGTAATCAAACACACCGACGCAATTCCGGACCCCCGGGCAGTCAATCAGGACAAGAAGAATATATTGTTCTCTGGTACAAATGTTGCCGCTGGCAAAGCCCGTGGTGTCGTTATTGGTACTGGCCTCAGCACTGCTATTGGCAAAATCCGAACTGAAATGTCAGAAACTGAAGAGATTAAAACACCATTGCAACAGAAATTGGATGAATTTGGTGAACAGCTATCTAAGGTCATCTCTATTATTTGCGTGGCTGTCTGGGCCATTAACATTGGTCACTTCAACGATCCGGCACATGGTGGATCTTGGATCAAGGGAGCTATCTATTACTTCAAAATCGCTGTAGCATTAGCTGTCGCTGCTATTCCCGAGGGCCTTCCTGCTGTTATTACCACTTGCTTAGCGTTAGGAACACGTCGCATGGCCAAAAAGAATGCAATTGTGCGATCTCTGCCATCTGTTGAAACCTTGGGTTGCACATCTGTAATTTGCTCTGATAAGACTGGAACACTCACTACAAATCAAATGTCTGTTTCCCGAATGTTCATTTTTGAAAAAGTGGAAGGTAACGATAGCAGTTTTCTTGAGTTTGAACTGACTGGCTCGACATATGAACCCATTGGCGAGTTGTTCCTGGGCGGCCAGAGAGTAAAAGCCAGCGATTACGATGCTTTACAGGAATTGTCTACAATCTGTATTATGTGCAATGACTCGGCAATTGATTACAATGAATTCAAGCAGGCATTTGAAAAGGTCGGTGAAGCAACGGAAACTGCCTTGATTGTGTTGGCAGAAAAACTGAACTCTTTTAATGTTAACAAATCTGGATTGGATCGCAGATCAGCTGCTATTGCTTGTCGTGGTGAAATTGAAACGAAATGGAAGAAAGAGTTCACGCTTGAATTCTCTCGCGATCGTAAATCCATGTCTTCTTATTGTACACCACTTAAGGCATCTCGCTTGGGTACTGGTCCAAAACTCTTCGTTAAGGGAGCTCCAGAGGGTGTGTTGGATCGCTGCTCACATGCTCGTGTCGGCACAAGCAAAGTGCCACTGACGTCTGCGCTCAAGACCAAGATCTTAAATCTCACTGGTCAGTATGGTACCGGACGTGATACCCTACGTTGCTTGGCCCTTGCGGTTGCTGACAGTCCAATTCGTCCCGAAGAAATGGATTTGGGTGACTCTACCAAGTTCTATCAGTATGAAGTTAATCTGACCTTTGTCGGAGTCGTTGGCATGTTGGATCCCCCGCGCAAAGAAGTTTTTGATGCCATTGTTCGTTGTCGCGCTGCCGGTATTCGTGTTATTGTTATCACTGGTGATAACAAGGCTACTGCTGAAGCTATTTGCCGTCGTATTGGTGTGTTTTCTGAGGATGAGGACACTACTGGAAAATCATACTCGGGACGCGAATTTGACGATCTATCTCCTGCTGAGCAAAAGGCCGCTGTTGCACGGTCTCGCTTATTCTCGCGCGTGGAACCACAGCACAAATCCAAGATAGTTGAATTCTTGCAGGGCATGAATGAAATATCCGCCATGACTGGTGATGGTGTCAACGACGCTCCAGCCCTTAAGAAAGCCGAAATTGGTATTGCCATGGGCTCCGGTACAGCTGTAGCTAAATCTGCCGCAGAAATGGTTTTGGCCGATGACAACTTCTCTTCCATCGTCTCTGCTGTTGAAGAAGGTCGTGCCATTTATAACAACATGAAGCAGTTTATTCGTTATCTTATTTCATCCAATATCGGCGAAGTCGTTTCCATTTTCTTGACAGCTGCTCTTGGTTTGCCCGAAGCATTGATTCCAGTTCAACTTTTGTGGGTTAACCTG GTAACAGACGGCCTACCAGCTACAGCTCTTGGTTTCAACCCACCTGACTTGGATATTATGGAGAAGCCTCCAAGAAAGGCTGACGAAGGCTTAATTTCAGGATGGCTGTTCTTCCG TTATATGGCCATTGGTTTCTATGTCGGTGCAGCAACGGTTGGTGCAGCAACTTGGTGGTTTGTATTTTCTTCGGAAGGTCCAAACCTATCATACTGGCAGCTCACTCATCATCTTGCCTGCTTGGGCGGTGGAGAGGAATTCAAGGGCGTAGATTGTAAAATCTTCAGCGATCCACATGCGATGACCATGGCTCTATCTGTGCTTGTAACCATTGAAATGTTAAATGCAATGAACAG CTTATCAGAGAACCAGTCCTTAATAACAATGCCTCCATGGTGTAATTTGTGGTTGCTTGGTTCAATGGCTCTATCTTTCACGCTTCACTTTGTCATTCTATATGTTGATGTCCTCTCT GCCGTCTTCCAAGTGACACCGTTGTCTGCAGAGGAATGGATAACTGtgatgaaattttcaattCCTGTAGTTTTATTAGATGAAACGTTGAAGTTTGTTGCTAGAAAAATTGCAGATG tAAATCCCCGATTTCATTAA
- the SERCA gene encoding calcium-transporting ATPase sarcoplasmic/endoplasmic reticulum type isoform X1 encodes MEDGHAKTVEQSLNFFGTDPERGLTTDQIKNNQKKYGPNELPTEEGKSIWQLVLEQFDDLLVKILLLAAIISFVLALFEEHEETFTAFVEPLVILLILIANAVVGVWQERNAESAIEALKEYEPEMGKVIRQDKSGIQKVRAKEIVPGDLVEVSVGDKIPADIRITHIYSTTLRIDQSILTGESISVIKHTDAIPDPRAVNQDKKNILFSGTNVAAGKARGVVIGTGLSTAIGKIRTEMSETEEIKTPLQQKLDEFGEQLSKVISIICVAVWAINIGHFNDPAHGGSWIKGAIYYFKIAVALAVAAIPEGLPAVITTCLALGTRRMAKKNAIVRSLPSVETLGCTSVICSDKTGTLTTNQMSVSRMFIFEKVEGNDSSFLEFELTGSTYEPIGELFLGGQRVKASDYDALQELSTICIMCNDSAIDYNEFKQAFEKVGEATETALIVLAEKLNSFNVNKSGLDRRSAAIACRGEIETKWKKEFTLEFSRDRKSMSSYCTPLKASRLGTGPKLFVKGAPEGVLDRCSHARVGTSKVPLTSALKTKILNLTGQYGTGRDTLRCLALAVADSPIRPEEMDLGDSTKFYQYEVNLTFVGVVGMLDPPRKEVFDAIVRCRAAGIRVIVITGDNKATAEAICRRIGVFSEDEDTTGKSYSGREFDDLSPAEQKAAVARSRLFSRVEPQHKSKIVEFLQGMNEISAMTGDGVNDAPALKKAEIGIAMGSGTAVAKSAAEMVLADDNFSSIVSAVEEGRAIYNNMKQFIRYLISSNIGEVVSIFLTAALGLPEALIPVQLLWVNLVTDGLPATALGFNPPDLDIMEKPPRKADEGLISGWLFFRYMAIGFYVGAATVGAATWWFVFSSEGPNLSYWQLTHHLACLGGGEEFKGVDCKIFSDPHAMTMALSVLVTIEMLNAMNSLSENQSLITMPPWCNLWLLGSMALSFTLHFVILYVDVLSAVFQVTPLSAEEWITVMKFSIPVVLLDETLKFVARKIADGESPIYKMHGIVLMWAVFFGLLYAMML; translated from the exons ATGGAAGACGGCCACGCAAAAACCGTCGAACAATCCCTGAATTTCTTTGGCACAGACCCTGAGCGCGGTTTAACCACTGATCAGATCAAGAACAACCAGAAAAAATATGGACCCAATG AATTGCCAACAGAGGAAG GCAAGAGTATTTGGCAATTAGTTTTAGAGCAGTTTGACGATCTTCTGGTTAAGATTTTGCTATTGGCAGCCATTATATCATTT GTATTAGCGCTGTTTGAAGAACACGAAGAGACGTTTACTGCATTTGTAGAACCTTTAGTAATTTTACTTATTCTAATAGCAAATGCTGTGGTTGGTGTTTGGCAGGAAAGAAATGCCGAATCAGCAATTGAAGCACTAAAAGAATACGAGCCCGAAATGGGTAAAGTAATTCGACAAGACAAGTCTGGTATTCAAAAAGTAAGAGCGAAAGAAATTGTTCCTGGAGATTTGGTCGAGGTGTCTGTTGGTGATAAGATTCCGGCCGACATTCGTATTACTCACATCTATTCAACAACATTAAGAATTGATCAGTCTATCCTTACCGGTGAGTCGATATCGGTAATCAAACACACCGACGCAATTCCGGACCCCCGGGCAGTCAATCAGGACAAGAAGAATATATTGTTCTCTGGTACAAATGTTGCCGCTGGCAAAGCCCGTGGTGTCGTTATTGGTACTGGCCTCAGCACTGCTATTGGCAAAATCCGAACTGAAATGTCAGAAACTGAAGAGATTAAAACACCATTGCAACAGAAATTGGATGAATTTGGTGAACAGCTATCTAAGGTCATCTCTATTATTTGCGTGGCTGTCTGGGCCATTAACATTGGTCACTTCAACGATCCGGCACATGGTGGATCTTGGATCAAGGGAGCTATCTATTACTTCAAAATCGCTGTAGCATTAGCTGTCGCTGCTATTCCCGAGGGCCTTCCTGCTGTTATTACCACTTGCTTAGCGTTAGGAACACGTCGCATGGCCAAAAAGAATGCAATTGTGCGATCTCTGCCATCTGTTGAAACCTTGGGTTGCACATCTGTAATTTGCTCTGATAAGACTGGAACACTCACTACAAATCAAATGTCTGTTTCCCGAATGTTCATTTTTGAAAAAGTGGAAGGTAACGATAGCAGTTTTCTTGAGTTTGAACTGACTGGCTCGACATATGAACCCATTGGCGAGTTGTTCCTGGGCGGCCAGAGAGTAAAAGCCAGCGATTACGATGCTTTACAGGAATTGTCTACAATCTGTATTATGTGCAATGACTCGGCAATTGATTACAATGAATTCAAGCAGGCATTTGAAAAGGTCGGTGAAGCAACGGAAACTGCCTTGATTGTGTTGGCAGAAAAACTGAACTCTTTTAATGTTAACAAATCTGGATTGGATCGCAGATCAGCTGCTATTGCTTGTCGTGGTGAAATTGAAACGAAATGGAAGAAAGAGTTCACGCTTGAATTCTCTCGCGATCGTAAATCCATGTCTTCTTATTGTACACCACTTAAGGCATCTCGCTTGGGTACTGGTCCAAAACTCTTCGTTAAGGGAGCTCCAGAGGGTGTGTTGGATCGCTGCTCACATGCTCGTGTCGGCACAAGCAAAGTGCCACTGACGTCTGCGCTCAAGACCAAGATCTTAAATCTCACTGGTCAGTATGGTACCGGACGTGATACCCTACGTTGCTTGGCCCTTGCGGTTGCTGACAGTCCAATTCGTCCCGAAGAAATGGATTTGGGTGACTCTACCAAGTTCTATCAGTATGAAGTTAATCTGACCTTTGTCGGAGTCGTTGGCATGTTGGATCCCCCGCGCAAAGAAGTTTTTGATGCCATTGTTCGTTGTCGCGCTGCCGGTATTCGTGTTATTGTTATCACTGGTGATAACAAGGCTACTGCTGAAGCTATTTGCCGTCGTATTGGTGTGTTTTCTGAGGATGAGGACACTACTGGAAAATCATACTCGGGACGCGAATTTGACGATCTATCTCCTGCTGAGCAAAAGGCCGCTGTTGCACGGTCTCGCTTATTCTCGCGCGTGGAACCACAGCACAAATCCAAGATAGTTGAATTCTTGCAGGGCATGAATGAAATATCCGCCATGACTGGTGATGGTGTCAACGACGCTCCAGCCCTTAAGAAAGCCGAAATTGGTATTGCCATGGGCTCCGGTACAGCTGTAGCTAAATCTGCCGCAGAAATGGTTTTGGCCGATGACAACTTCTCTTCCATCGTCTCTGCTGTTGAAGAAGGTCGTGCCATTTATAACAACATGAAGCAGTTTATTCGTTATCTTATTTCATCCAATATCGGCGAAGTCGTTTCCATTTTCTTGACAGCTGCTCTTGGTTTGCCCGAAGCATTGATTCCAGTTCAACTTTTGTGGGTTAACCTG GTAACAGACGGCCTACCAGCTACAGCTCTTGGTTTCAACCCACCTGACTTGGATATTATGGAGAAGCCTCCAAGAAAGGCTGACGAAGGCTTAATTTCAGGATGGCTGTTCTTCCG TTATATGGCCATTGGTTTCTATGTCGGTGCAGCAACGGTTGGTGCAGCAACTTGGTGGTTTGTATTTTCTTCGGAAGGTCCAAACCTATCATACTGGCAGCTCACTCATCATCTTGCCTGCTTGGGCGGTGGAGAGGAATTCAAGGGCGTAGATTGTAAAATCTTCAGCGATCCACATGCGATGACCATGGCTCTATCTGTGCTTGTAACCATTGAAATGTTAAATGCAATGAACAG CTTATCAGAGAACCAGTCCTTAATAACAATGCCTCCATGGTGTAATTTGTGGTTGCTTGGTTCAATGGCTCTATCTTTCACGCTTCACTTTGTCATTCTATATGTTGATGTCCTCTCT GCCGTCTTCCAAGTGACACCGTTGTCTGCAGAGGAATGGATAACTGtgatgaaattttcaattCCTGTAGTTTTATTAGATGAAACGTTGAAGTTTGTTGCTAGAAAAATTGCAGATGGTGAGAGTCCTATATATAAGATGCATGGGATTGTGTTAATGTGGGCTGTCTTCTTTGGCCTGCTGTACGCTATGATGCTTTAA